The Ipomoea triloba cultivar NCNSP0323 chromosome 13, ASM357664v1 genomic interval TTGGTTAGATTTtaaatggtaaggaattatgaatataaagaccaatatgtcCCTTAGAAATAATGATTTggttatatatacatgtgtaattaataaagttggttgagggtaaaatagtccaaagcttatactttcttcccaccctcttggaaaacaaaatacctaatCTACtaaggaatttgttttccttctttgggaagtcaaattccatggaaataattttccatcaaccaaacaatatataatttttcattttcctcaactttttggaaaccattttccatggaattgattttccatccaaccaaacatgccataagggtgtgtttggttcacacaagGGAATCAGAATAAGaattaaatacttggtaatggtaatgtgtTTTAGTGAAAGTACTTTGCATGTTTGATAGTAGGGTGGttttggaatgattaccaatgtttgattgtgtatgactCTCTAATGAGAATAATGATTATGTTTAGAGTATATCTTTTCATATTGGTATGTATTAAGAGTGCATTTAGTTCAAACATTGAAATCAGAATAATGAGAATCAAATGTTTGGTAATGATATAGTCCAAACATTGAAATATGAAAATCAAATACGTTTAAGTAAAAATTGTCTCAAATATTGTCCTTTAATATTCattctatttattaaaaaaattctacaaGGTCAAAAAAGTCATGTACGTACTATTATATACTCtgtataatttttcttttgagtgCTAAAAAGGGACCAAGGTCCCTGATATTATAAGATTGTAACGTGTTTTCGTAAATGATTATCATTCTATTGCCAACTATATAAGATTTCCCCTTTCCCCTAATATCATTCCTCCTACCAAAAATGGAAGTGATGGGATATTTTGTTAATATCAAatgattaaaaagaaaaaactaataagcaaacattttttttggtgtacattaACTAGCTAGGAATTTATATCAGCCGTATAGTAAGGGCAGTGTTCTTCCAATTAAGCTCTTccaatacattatatataaagcTTAAAGTCAAACTTGACCAATTCttcatcataattttttttttttttttttcagttaacAAGGTAGCTAGCCGGCTAACATTATTTTTCTACTATGTCGTTAATTTCATCATGTATAGAGACTTAGagatttacatatataatattcgtACTGATAATGTGCTGACCGTTGGGACGAAAAGTTAGTCTTCTGGCTGTCGGCGGGAGGGATACCTTTGGGCaactcaaaaataatattgataCTGATATGGGAATAAGAAACTAAGTATTtggtattatttattttaaaaattataattaattttttttaaaactttattgactttcttggtttgaaccggtTAGTATGTGCAACTAAAATTGGTTTTACTTCATTGTGACACTTATTGCAGCTGCTGGTGAGATTCGATCCCCGATTATTATACCTTTTTAAAACTTATGAGAAGAAGTATTCTAATTATTTCAGAAATTAGTAATCAccttattttgattaatttatagTGAAATTAACCAATNtttttttttttttttttttttttttcacttttgattgtCCAAAGCGTTCGCtgcaaaatatttgaaggaaatggaattcaaattctatgaaaaataaattaccaggaaaacaaatttcactgtttggttggtggaaaagaaattactgtgAATATGAATTTGATTGTTTGGTTAGATTTtaaatggtaaggaattatgaatataaagaccaatatgtcCCTTAGAAATAATGATTTggttatatatacatgtgtaattaataaagttggttgagggtaaaatagtccaaagcttatactttcttcccaccctcttggaaaacaaaatacctaatCTACtaaggaatttgttttccttctttgggaagtcaaattccatggaaataattttccatcaaccaaacaatatataatttttcattttcctcaactttttggaaaccattttccatggaattgattttccatccaaccaaacatgccataagggtgtgtttggttcacacaagGGAATCAGAATAAGaattaaatacttggtaatggtaatgtgtTTTAGTGAAAGTACTTTGCATGTTTGATAGTAGGGTGGttttggaatgattaccaatgtttgattgtgtatgactCTCTAATGAGAATAATGATTATGTTTAGAGTATATCTTTTCATATTGGTATGTATTAAGAGTGCATTTAGTTCAAACATTGAAATCAGAATAATGAGAATCAAATGTTTGGTAATGATATAGTCCAAACATTGAAATATGAAAATCAAATACGTTTAAGTAAAAATTGTCTCAAATATTGTCCTTTAATATTCattctatttattaaaaaaattctacaaGGTCAAAAAAGTCATGTACGTACTATTATATACTCtgtataatttttcttttgagtgCTAAAAAGGGACCAAGGTCCCTGATATTATAAGATTGTAACGTGTTTTCGTAAATGATTATCATTCTATTGCCAACTATATAAGATTTCCCCTTTCCCCTAATATCATTCCTCCTACCAAAAATGGAAGTGATGGGATATTTTGTTAATATCAAatgattaaaaagaaaaaactaataagcaaacattttttttggtgtacattaACTAGCTAGGAATTTATATCAGCCGTATAGTAAGGGCAGTGTTCTTCCAATTAAGCTCTTccaatacattatatataaagcTTAAAGTCAAACTTGACCAATTCttcatcataattttttttttttttttttcagttaacAAGGTAGCTAGCCGGCTAACATTATTTTTCTACTATGTCGTTAATTTCATCATGTATAGAGACTTAGagatttacatatataatattcgtACTGATAATGTGCTGACCGTTGGGACGAAAAGTTAGTCTTCTGGCTGTCGGCGGGAGGGATACCTTTGGGCaactcaaaaataatattgataCTGATATGGGAATAAGAAACTAAGTATTtggtattatttattttaaaaattataattaattttttttaaaactttattgactttcttggtttgaaccggtTAGTATGTGCAACTAAAATTGGTTTTACTTCATTGTGACACTTATTGCAGCTGCTGGTGAGATTCGATCCCCGATTATTATACCTTTTTAAAACTTATGAGAAGAAGTATTCTAATTATTTCAGAAATTAGTAATCAccttattttgattaatttatagtgaaattaaccaatttataaaataacattttgtttctttctataATATACAGTATTTGATTAAGGCCGGGCTAACGATGCCATCAATGTTCAGAAAGTTTCACTTTGGCTATTTCTACTGCTCaaactctttctctctctcactcGATCAATTCGTCGAACAAGTGGTGTGTGTGAAGTGAAAAGGTAAGTGACGAGATCGATCATAAAGCAGAGAGATGGGTATGCGTATTTCATCTGTGTTAGCGCATTTGCTATTCGTTGCTATAACAACCCTTGTTCTCATCTGGCTTTTAAGATTCCGGGAAGGCCTTTCTTTCCACTCTGCAGGCAACAATTTCAAGATTTTCAATGTAAATCTCACATGCCCctatttgttattatattatatatttatgaatgTATGTTTTGTGATGATCTTTGCTCATTAGTCATTTGAACAATGCAGCTTCACCCACTGTTTATGGTCGTTGGCTTTGTATTAATCTCCGGAGAAGGTATCACCCTTTGCTCACCAACCataatgataaataataataaattatgaacaatactgcattataatagagttaaactaatagtatttttttttttgaatactactaactctattacaatgcagtatctgttcataactactttctcaacctattgaagcacaagagtcagtattgcctcactgaggctcgaacccaccacctcccgtataaagtaatagtattaaaaaaatagagtaatAACAACATCATCAATTTTTCTCATTTATGAAACAAATTAGATGCTCTAGTTTGAAGTTATTTCTAACTTCTAAGTTAggaaaatgttttaatttgtatgttttagcatatatattatatatataggttcagtGCGAACTGACCTTAACACGCGGACATACAAACTTTTAGAATTGCACCGCACTTACTATATGATTGCACCGCAAGGTTAAGCATGTCTAAGAATCGTAGCGGTGCAATCATGTAGTAGTTGCGGTGTTATTTTCACctcttaatttttatatttgacaCAACatgaaaagtttatttttattttaaaatatttattgttaattatcTTTGACGCAATATTCACCTTTCAATGTAGTATTATATGTTTGATTATCAATCAATTCATGGGTAGCCAATTAATaactacaaaaattttattgtgaAATAATGAACacttataataaaaagaaataattaacgTTAtgtcaaatttatatatattattatattgttttgttgataTTGTTGATGCAAACATTGTAACTATCAACCCAACCAAAGTCTGCGAGTATTTACGTTAAAAGCCAAGATACATTTTCAAGAACATTTTTTTGTCACATAATTAAGTTAGTGCACAAAACAGTGCATACCGTAATCAAGCTAGCGACATGCTAAATCTAGATCATATATATTGCTCTTTCACCGTGTCATCTCGAGAAATATCATATTCCAAATTTGGTTTTAGAACCTTCATAACTTCAAAGGAAAATTTAAAATGGAAATGTTGGATTCATGGAATTGAAAGTACTTACAATTGTCGCATACATCTCGAAAAATTATTCGttttttgaaatattcataattctttacaagaTAATATCTGTTTTATACTAGAATAAATACCTCATCACGTACCGGGGTTCGATCCTGTGACCACCCATttaatcactattagttgtttgacttgctggttaaataactaatataagtgtttgattaattagctttttgtaatagcttattgattcgaaacgctaaaattcaaaaagctactcaaaacaactttttcgattaactttttgagaaagtcattttgtaaTCAGCTATCggctaacaattaatttaccaaacaactttctataatcagctaatgttatcaacttaAACCCactaatccaatcagctaacaactatttaccaagcACCCCAAAATCTGAACTAACTAGctaataattgtttcacatacACATCTTTATGACAAACTTTTTATACATGGTGTTTATTTTTGTGTATGTGCAGCCATATTGGTATATACCACACCCATGAGGCTGGGTTATGTGATGAGTAAGAGACTGAAACCATTGCACATAAGTCTACACTTGATAGCCCTTGGTGCTGCCATTGTTGGACTATATGCAGTTTTCAAGTTCCACCATGACACTGGAACTTCAAATCTTGTTTCCTTGCATTCCTGGATTGGCATTTCCACTGTCGCTTTGTTTGCTTTGCAggtatgaatataatataatgctttCCATCTATGTATACATGGTATGTATGCTTGGAACTTAATGCACATGGACCAAAGATTGAATCTGTACGTAGATCAATTAGCTATTCTTACCTATAAcatttataaactcatattttttttacatgttgAATTATATTCTTAACAACCTttcttttaacaaaaatattgaTTTGCCTCCTATGTTATGTCTTCTTGGTTAATTTtgtcttataatttttttctctccaacatttcaataacttatGCTAGCTTAATTCAATTTAACTATTCATTAAAAAAGTTCATATTTACATATcattttggcaaattataccattgcatgtaccagggtccacaatgcattgtaggccccattcaaattatgtatgtgtctgtagttaccttattatgtgcatgtagttaacatatcatgtgcttgtaaataaattaaagacacacacatatatatatatatataaaatatgttaattgcatatataaaatttttggacCAAGTCTACAATGCAATTAAAGTGGACCATGCTCTCATGATTTTCTGACCAAATAGATATTTAATCAACTATTGAATTGCCCGACCCACCATTTGTATACCTAGCATGCATAAAAattttgggagaagagaccaaGGTTCAAATCTTGGCGACGGCAGTAAGGGGATTATATGCTCAAAGTGGGCAGATCCCTTGATTTACCTCCTCCTAAATGatgtaaaaactaaaaagcttCTTGTTATATTGAATCACAAATACCACGATATTATCATCATTTCACTATATTTTTGTGTGAACTAAACAATAAATGATTGCCatatatataagaataatataattattaattttagcGGCTTGCCAACAtatccatgcatgcatgcagtgGGTGTTCTCCTTCTTCACCTTGTTGTTCCCAAGTTCAAGACCATCAAGTAAAGCTCCATGGCATGCTCTGTTTGGGCTCATCATCTTCTCCATGGGAATACTAAGTGCAGTGACAGGCTTGCTGGAGAAATTCATATCACTGGACCTCAAAAGGGACCAAGAAGGATTCATAGTCAATTTCATAGGACTTTTGTTACTTCTCTTTGGTATTTCTGTTGGCTTAACTGTTCTCTTACCTCGTGGCTACCTACTAGAAATCTGAGATGCAAATACTAAagcatcttttttatttttattcttttttttatttctattgttatttgattaatttgacttaattttttataacttcattttttttttgagtttaacTTGAACGTGTGAAATGCTAGCTTGATTTGTGTTAAGCGGATTGTGTTTTAACCCGCAGGATATTATtagtcatttgttaaaaaaatgattGGTAACTTTAATTTGATGTTTACTATTAgctggtatatatataatatatataatgatatatgtcaactactatgtagtgtgatgactcATATGTTATAATATTAACAACAAGAAGAAGTAGATCTATTTGCTAATGTGAAAAATGTAACAAATGttaaccattgatctagtaaatCTACAACATGATATGCTAACATCATTGATTGAAATGGAATTGGAATTTGTGACCTTCTATTTAGAAGGACCACGACGTTGCCATCAAACTAAAAGATAGTTCGCACATTGAttgtttcccttttttttttttttttttttgggtgcaatATAGGCCAAACCAGATTGCCATCATCCTCCTTTCGGGGCATATGTTTCCAAGAATTCTACCATACTTACTGCTATTATACTTTTTCTATTGTGATGTATAcattaatctttaattttaacagaaatctatatttttattgtatttttatctTGTTGAAAAAATCTTGAGtactaactatttttttttaaacattacaTACAACTACTAttgtataataaattaattgcaaatcacatataaaaaattaattaacctcAGCCATAGATCAACCTCATAAGAGAGAGAATATGAGATAAAGTGAAATGGATTCATCTACAAATGAAAGTTTATAGAACAATATTTTCTGACAAAATTATTGAAGGCCCATGGCTACTGTGCACAGCAGGCGCCCATGCGAGCGCGTTTGGCACGCCTACaactttatgtttattattattattattttaaatttgatttgttttaatttttttttcttcccctcttatatattttctcttttctaatcacacttacaaaaattcctcaaaaattacgaaaaaactccattaatAAAAATGCTCTAACCAATCTCTATCATCTCGTCTGCTCCTTCTAGGACAATTATTAAcaatcttttctcaaaaaaaaaaaaaaaacaatatttttagcTGAAAGTGTTGTATGCTGCAGTAACAAATTTTGTCGGCAATCATCTCTCCCATTTTAATCACATTTTTTGCCTGTCAAATATTGCTAGACGTGGCCTGTTCCGGAATTAGCAATATTTCTAAGTTCGTACTATCTTTCTGTCCCacgtatatatatttataataggATAAGTGAAATTCATTAGCCCGATTgacattcaaaatttaattgtgtaactctcaaaattgacaaaaataattatattaaatataaaattacaaagttaatttttatattgaaaattagaattaatcataattaattcCGTAACTCATAAGAATATAATTAACTCAATAATTTCTCATATGTTGGAGGCAGAGGCTTCGCAAACCTCTGCTACTCCACACAACACGAGTTTCGAGCAAAAACTAAGCTTGTGCTTTCGtctcccccccccctcccccgcGCCCCAATTGCAAGGGTTTCACAAGCCCAGAGCTCATTTAGGAATTTGAGTTACACTTACCCTTGCGCATGAAAGAGACTTTTTGTGCTATACAATTGAAACAActcaaaaaatagaattacatatatactagtgcaaactcatatttatttttcaatatggaaAAATGCTAGTTCCAAGCATTCCCAACTCAGATCAAATGGGTAAACTTgtgattaaatttttaatttacccattatcaattttgaacatataatatattaaattaaacatctCAGTTAAGAAAACACAAATCCAGTTTGACCCAACCAAAATTGAAAGTTGATCCCCCTGAAAATTACATATAATACAAAAACTCTCTGACGTGACAAGTAATGATAGATTATCTTCATTTTGTGAATCCCAAGAAAGATGTCTACATACAAAATTTGTATGAGGGGGTAAAAGGTAGGAGTAAATTCTAGTAATCCAAGTACTATTTTTCATTACAAAATAGTTACTTTAAATGTCATTGAagccattttttttagtaaattgaTGATTCATTTAGCACAAGGGCACGTTGTGGCTAGTCTAGATGTGTTGTGCCTTGGTTGACGATGTGCCATGCCTTAGCCGACGACATGTGGTGATTGAGCCACCGTACCTTATGGACCATAAGGTACGGTGTTGTCgttttcaatttttatatattaatttttaacgtCATAAGCTATGGTCCTTATTAGTTTGTTAGttgttgttttcaatttttaatttttaacgtCATAGGTTATGGCCCTTATCAGTTTATTAGTTGTCGTTTCCAATTTTTAATGCTATAATTATTAGTGTACGCAATTGTTATAATCTTATGTTCCAAAATGATACACAATTGCACTTAAAGTCATCAAAGCAAGGGCCAACATGGCCActatatattgaaatttaatACGTTAGTTGTATGTGTGTTGACTAATCGATCTCATCTAATGTAACAAGCATgtcaatgatattttttttagagcatgtgtattgtattttaattatcaaTGAATGGTCCATGTACGTAGAAAGCTATATTGCACATGGAAGCCATACCGCTCTTAATTAGCCACTTGTCCAGGCCTAGTTAGCAGCGCGGCAAAAAAAGACTTCAACTTCTAATTACTCAAACTTTGTTACTATACAATAATGCTTTTATTACAGTTTACTTACAGGTTTGTGCAATTAACACATGTAATACGACACCAGGTTTCCCTTTGGTGACCTTATAGTGTGATTCACAGGGATAGATTGTGTATTCGATATTTCGATcctagaatttttattttgacaaaaatttgtgtgagaccatcttaTGAATTCTTATCTGTGAGAGGTCaagttaaaatgaaaatataatgaaaaatgtaatactccgtactaattAAGGACATAATAAAGTATTTCTTTCTTATAAGGGAAATGGTaaaactttggaagaaaaaaaaaataatacattacattttgatacaaaaatattacatttttctttaatttataagtaacaaacaccttataacactttattcctgattaatataatattattcagtataagtattacaaacAACATACATAAAGATCTCTGAAATGATCTCACAAGAGAgtcactttttttattttaaagatatatgtatttttatttttagttatatgtctattttaaaagtttaattaagtTCATAGTACACTGTGCTTTAATAATTgttcttttaacttttttttttgacacaTGCATGCACTTAGAGCATTCTTATCAATGGGTTATTTCACggttttttaggagtttttgtaagtgtgattaggaaaaagaaagTGGGAggggagaaaaaaataaaacaaatatgaaaacaaaaatttaaaagcatgagtatgaaaaaaaattaaaaagaagatGAGTCAGGTGCGCCTGACGCGCCCAgcagtgcacgcgcccgctgggcgcatAGTGACCGTGGGTGGCTGGGCAAAATGTTATGTGGGGCGCACTTTACTGCTATGAACCTTTGTTTTGCAGGAGTAACTTTTTCATTCTCTCACTGCACCTCACCTCTCTCTTGCCCTATTGGCATTATTTTCTCAATAACCGTGTATTATTCTCAGCTATGGATGTCCTTACATTGCCACTCTGGATAAGTTGATAGTACACTCTGCTTTAAAAATTATTCTTTGGGAAAAAGGTCAAACATGCCCTTAAACTTTAggccaaaagtcaattagatacctaaaattttaaaaggtgcaattaagccctcaaacatgttatttttggtcaaataagtcaaattttCAGGTAACCAACAGGTTACTGGTCAAAATGCTGGAAAATATCATCACCAACCAAAAGGCCACCTTCTCCGGCAAGtcgccggagaaggcaaccTTTTGGTCGCTTTCTGCCAGAGATGGCGACTAGCGACAACTCGGTTATCCCTGCTCGTCAGAATTTGTCGCCGGTCGTCGTACTGATACaaatgacatgtaataacaggtcatttacttatttttggGCTTTATTAtctcaatttgacatgtttgagggtttaattgcacattttaaaaatttaggtgattaattgacttttggcctaaagtttaggggcttatttgacaattttccgttgttcttttaacttttttgaCACATGCACTTGTATTGCTACTGTAGATAATGAATTATACTACATGTATTCCCTATTTTTATTCTCTCACTTTTACTTTCTTAATTATGTGGCAATTCATGATTAGTTATCTTCATGTTGTAGATCCTAATAAAAATGTTAACATCGAAATTCTGTGAAAAGGAGTAAAAGTTTAGAGTAGGAGTAGTCTTTTTCCTATAAGTTGATAATACACTAtgctttaataatataattgttctAGGAGTAGTATTTTTTCTCATATAAGTTAATACTACAGAAGCACTTACATTACCAGCCACTCCGGTACACTGTAGGGCTCTAATAATTgttcttttaacttttttttttgacactCCAGACTGAAGGATAATATGATTACACGTATTGAGATTTTAAGGTAGTGTGAACTTTCATTTGGGAAAGACAGTCATGCCACTCGAGTACTCGACCATAAAGTCTTTGACAAACATCTTTTAGTTAAAATGATCTACGAGAATAAAACACCAGCCAAAGATTTTATTGCATGGCGTCTTAATCAAAGCCTAAAATACTAAATGTTAGAAAAAAAGCATGAAGATTAAAATGATCTAAAATGGTAGAGTGAACACCACGGTAGTTCTTTGGACTACGACGTTCACGGTGGTTCGATCTGCTGGCCGGTGGTTGTTGTCGATAGGGAGTTTAGAGAAAGAGAGTTGGTGTGTGTATCATGTGCtcattctctttttcttttatttatatatttatatattttttatttttttgtcactTTCTACTTAAATCAACATGGAGACAAGCCTAATTTAACCATGCatgtgtaagaaaaaaaaacaaaaaacaaaaacaaaaacgtcTAACCTGACTTCACCCTTCTTTTGCCTTTATGctattgttttcttttcttcccacatggattcttttatatattatagtttCAATAATCATGAactattataatattcaaaaaattatttgtattagaAAAATAGTAATTCATGTTTTTGTTgctactatttttattttttttttgttgatgcaTTAATATTGTTGGCTTTGgttaaaaatattgttaaacaatATTGGTTAAAAATATTAGCAATAGTTTTGTtgctactatttttttttgttgatgtattaatatttggtaaataaattacatgtgtttgaaaataaatttgcaTAATACttgatattaataattttaataatagtt includes:
- the LOC116001378 gene encoding probable ascorbate-specific transmembrane electron transporter 1, whose protein sequence is MGMRISSVLAHLLFVAITTLVLIWLLRFREGLSFHSAGNNFKIFNLHPLFMVVGFVLISGEAILVYTTPMRLGYVMSKRLKPLHISLHLIALGAAIVGLYAVFKFHHDTGTSNLVSLHSWIGISTVALFALQWVFSFFTLLFPSSRPSSKAPWHALFGLIIFSMGILSAVTGLLEKFISLDLKRDQEGFIVNFIGLLLLLFGISVGLTVLLPRGYLLEI